Proteins from a genomic interval of Pseudoalteromonas rubra:
- a CDS encoding bactofilin family protein — protein MFNKKKTSLPFSLISPDTEITGNIQCDGEIQIDGKVVGDLNVTQLIIGDSGIVEGNITATQVQVRGQVQGGIRADSVTLEPSARVTGDIEHDTLTIQAGAHIQGQLNHRVESSNVTPLDKASEV, from the coding sequence GTGTTCAATAAAAAGAAAACTTCACTTCCTTTCTCGCTTATTTCTCCCGACACCGAAATCACAGGTAACATCCAATGCGATGGTGAAATCCAGATAGATGGTAAAGTCGTTGGCGATCTTAACGTTACCCAGCTCATTATTGGCGACTCTGGTATCGTCGAGGGCAATATTACAGCCACGCAGGTTCAGGTGCGTGGCCAGGTACAAGGCGGCATACGTGCAGATAGTGTGACGCTGGAGCCCAGTGCCAGAGTCACGGGTGATATCGAACATGACACGCTGACAATTCAGGCCGGTGCGCATATTCAGGGTCAGCTGAATCATCGCGTTGAATCTTCTAACGTCACCCCCCTGGATAAAGCCAGCGAAGTGTAA
- the hppD gene encoding 4-hydroxyphenylpyruvate dioxygenase: MSEVTNPLGLVGIEFTEYATPDADYMEKIFADFGFSKLKKFKDKDILYYNQHDIHFLLNKERGGFSAEFAKSHGPAICSMGWRVEDAQKAFEIAVERGAKPATDSTHKDLPYPAIYGIGDSLIYFIDVFGDKGSIFEQDFVELEEQVIVEDKGFLRIDHLTNNVYKGTMETWANFYKDVFGFTEVRYFDIKGQKTALLSYALKSPCGTFSIPINEGKDDNNNQIDEYLDEYNGPGVQHLAFLTNDLVASLDKLDQTNIATLDIVDHYYDTIFDRVPWVKEDRDKIKEHQILVDSQSEDCYLLQIFTKNLFGPIFIEMIQRVDDGGFGEGNFQALFESIERDQERRGVI, translated from the coding sequence ATGAGTGAAGTAACAAATCCTCTAGGCCTAGTAGGCATTGAGTTTACCGAGTACGCAACACCAGATGCGGACTACATGGAAAAGATTTTTGCCGATTTTGGTTTTTCTAAACTGAAAAAGTTCAAAGACAAAGACATCCTATACTACAACCAGCATGACATTCACTTCCTGCTCAACAAAGAGCGTGGCGGTTTCTCTGCTGAGTTCGCTAAGAGCCACGGCCCGGCAATCTGTTCAATGGGCTGGCGTGTAGAAGACGCGCAAAAAGCGTTTGAAATCGCGGTAGAGCGTGGTGCAAAACCAGCGACTGATTCAACACACAAAGATCTGCCTTACCCTGCTATCTACGGCATCGGTGACAGCCTGATCTACTTCATCGACGTATTCGGTGACAAAGGCTCTATCTTTGAGCAGGACTTCGTGGAGCTGGAAGAGCAAGTCATCGTTGAAGACAAAGGCTTCCTGCGCATCGACCACCTGACTAACAACGTATACAAAGGCACCATGGAAACATGGGCAAACTTCTACAAAGACGTATTCGGCTTTACTGAAGTTCGTTACTTCGACATCAAAGGTCAGAAGACTGCTCTGTTGTCATACGCTCTGAAGTCTCCATGTGGCACCTTCTCTATTCCAATTAACGAAGGTAAAGACGACAACAACAACCAGATCGACGAGTACCTGGACGAGTACAATGGCCCGGGCGTACAGCACTTGGCATTCCTGACCAACGACCTGGTTGCGTCACTGGACAAACTTGACCAGACTAACATTGCAACATTAGACATTGTTGATCACTACTACGACACTATCTTTGACCGTGTACCTTGGGTTAAAGAAGACCGTGACAAGATCAAAGAGCACCAGATCCTGGTAGACAGCCAGAGCGAAGATTGCTACCTGCTACAGATCTTCACTAAGAACCTGTTCGGCCCTATCTTTATCGAAATGATCCAGCGTGTAGACGACGGTGGTTTCGGTGAAGGTAACTTCCAGGCACTGTTCGAGTCTATCGAGCGTGACCAGGAACGCCGCGGCGTGATCTAA
- the fahA gene encoding fumarylacetoacetase produces MSFINETHDINLKSWVTSANQAGTDFPIQNLPFASFRRKDSAEEFRGGVAIGDQVLDLAVVAAAGIFSGEAQDAVEAANAPKLNEFMGMGQNYWSALRLALSRALREGSEHQGALEAALVAQSDVEYALPCHIGDYTDFYTSIYHATAVGSLFRPDNPLLPNYKWVPIGYHGRASSIDVSGQNFPRPKGQTKAPDADTPSFGPCKRLDYELELGIYLGKGNELGDSISIEDAESHVFGFCLFNDWSARDLQAWEYQPLGPFLAKNFASTVSPWIVTTEALAPYRTNWHRDEQDPQPLDYLESAHNREAGAFDIQMDVLLETAKMREANAAPSKLSESSFKHSYWTVAQMVTHHTVNGCNFLPGDMLGSGTQSGPEHEEAGSLLELSRGGKETITLDNGEERKFLEDGDKVIMRGWCEANGFARIGFGSVEGTILPAK; encoded by the coding sequence ATGTCTTTTATCAACGAAACGCACGACATTAATCTTAAAAGCTGGGTTACCAGCGCAAACCAGGCCGGTACCGACTTCCCAATTCAAAACCTGCCATTTGCCTCATTCCGCCGCAAAGACAGCGCCGAAGAGTTCCGTGGCGGTGTCGCCATTGGTGATCAGGTACTGGACCTGGCTGTGGTTGCTGCTGCAGGTATTTTCAGTGGCGAAGCACAGGATGCCGTTGAAGCAGCCAATGCACCTAAACTGAATGAGTTTATGGGTATGGGCCAGAACTACTGGTCTGCACTGCGTCTGGCACTGTCTCGTGCTCTTCGTGAAGGCTCAGAGCATCAGGGCGCACTAGAAGCGGCGTTGGTTGCACAATCTGACGTTGAATATGCGCTGCCTTGTCACATTGGCGATTACACAGATTTCTATACCTCAATCTATCACGCTACTGCGGTAGGTAGTTTGTTCCGCCCGGATAACCCTTTGCTGCCTAACTACAAGTGGGTACCAATCGGTTACCATGGCCGTGCTTCTTCAATTGATGTGTCTGGTCAAAACTTCCCGCGCCCTAAAGGTCAGACGAAAGCACCTGATGCAGATACACCGTCTTTCGGTCCTTGTAAGCGCCTGGACTACGAACTGGAACTGGGTATCTACCTGGGTAAAGGCAATGAACTGGGTGACTCAATTTCGATTGAAGATGCTGAAAGCCATGTATTTGGTTTCTGCCTGTTCAATGACTGGTCAGCCCGTGATCTGCAGGCTTGGGAATATCAACCATTAGGTCCATTCCTGGCGAAAAACTTTGCCTCAACGGTATCACCGTGGATTGTCACCACAGAAGCCCTGGCGCCGTATCGCACCAACTGGCATCGTGATGAGCAAGATCCTCAGCCTCTGGACTATCTGGAGTCTGCACACAACCGTGAAGCTGGCGCGTTTGATATCCAGATGGACGTGCTACTTGAAACAGCGAAAATGCGCGAAGCCAATGCTGCGCCTAGCAAGCTGTCAGAATCCAGCTTTAAACACAGCTACTGGACAGTGGCACAAATGGTCACTCACCACACGGTAAACGGCTGTAACTTCCTGCCAGGCGACATGCTAGGTTCAGGTACACAGTCTGGTCCGGAGCACGAAGAAGCGGGCTCACTGCTAGAACTATCACGTGGCGGTAAAGAGACCATCACCCTGGACAATGGCGAAGAGCGTAAGTTCCTGGAAGATGGTGACAAGGTCATTATGCGCGGCTGGTGTGAAGCCAATGGCTTTGCACGTATCGGTTTCGGTTCAGTCGAAGGCACTATCCTGCCAGCGAAGTAA
- a CDS encoding peptide MFS transporter has product MNSLPNRGEFLGHPKGLFLLFGTEMWERFGYYGMRAILVLYLVAQVQNGGFGWTNADAISLYGTFTMAVYLTPLIGGWLADNVMGQRKAIILGGILMAAGHFTMGIPHSLVAGMEEQVFYIGLALLCAGNGLFKPNISTMVGDLYQEGDKRRDGAFTIFYMGINLGGALGPLIAGYVAAQINWQAGFIAAGIGMVISVVMQLLLSQKYLGDIGVVPAAKLSQQQSASNTKEPLTSQEKDRIRVIFTMSVFSIIFWMGFEQAGGLMNLFAADYTDRMLMGFEIPAAWFQSLNSIFIIIFAPLVAMIWLKLDKREPNSPVKFAIALVFLALGFLTMMMALITEGSDPSNLQISMMWLVLFYLFHTLGELCLSPIGLSMVSKLAPLRLASLLMGLWFLCTAVANKIAGLVGSFIGEGHEAMNNAMSIFIGLGATALLSALAMYLLSNKLVDWMHGAEGSTDEPHTQEHYLEKELEISGERQ; this is encoded by the coding sequence ATGAATTCATTACCTAATCGCGGTGAGTTTCTGGGCCATCCAAAAGGCCTGTTCTTACTCTTCGGCACGGAAATGTGGGAGCGTTTTGGCTACTACGGTATGCGTGCAATACTCGTTTTATATTTGGTTGCTCAGGTACAAAATGGCGGCTTCGGCTGGACCAACGCCGATGCAATCAGTCTCTATGGTACCTTTACCATGGCGGTATATCTGACACCACTGATTGGTGGCTGGCTGGCTGATAATGTCATGGGTCAACGTAAAGCCATTATCCTTGGTGGTATCTTGATGGCCGCAGGTCACTTTACTATGGGTATACCACACAGCCTGGTTGCCGGTATGGAAGAGCAGGTTTTCTATATTGGCCTGGCATTACTATGTGCCGGTAACGGTCTGTTTAAGCCAAACATCTCTACTATGGTTGGCGACTTGTATCAGGAAGGTGATAAGCGCCGTGACGGTGCCTTCACTATCTTCTACATGGGTATCAACCTAGGTGGCGCACTGGGCCCACTTATCGCAGGTTATGTTGCAGCGCAAATTAACTGGCAAGCTGGTTTCATCGCTGCAGGTATCGGCATGGTGATCTCCGTTGTGATGCAGCTACTATTAAGCCAGAAATATCTTGGCGACATCGGTGTGGTACCTGCTGCTAAGCTGTCTCAGCAGCAATCGGCCAGTAACACCAAAGAGCCTCTTACAAGCCAGGAAAAAGACCGTATCCGCGTTATCTTCACGATGAGTGTATTCAGTATTATCTTCTGGATGGGCTTCGAACAAGCAGGCGGCCTGATGAATCTGTTCGCCGCTGACTACACAGACCGTATGCTGATGGGCTTTGAAATTCCGGCTGCCTGGTTCCAGTCTCTGAACTCTATCTTCATTATTATCTTCGCACCCCTGGTGGCCATGATTTGGCTTAAGCTGGACAAACGTGAGCCTAACTCTCCTGTTAAGTTTGCTATCGCGTTAGTATTCCTGGCGCTGGGCTTTTTGACCATGATGATGGCGCTGATCACCGAAGGCAGCGATCCAAGCAACTTACAGATCAGCATGATGTGGTTGGTGCTTTTCTATCTGTTCCATACTCTGGGTGAGCTGTGTCTGTCGCCAATTGGCCTGTCTATGGTGAGCAAGCTGGCTCCACTGCGCTTGGCGTCTCTGCTAATGGGCCTTTGGTTCCTGTGTACAGCGGTTGCGAACAAAATCGCGGGCCTTGTTGGTTCCTTCATCGGCGAGGGCCACGAAGCAATGAATAACGCCATGAGTATCTTCATTGGCCTGGGTGCAACAGCACTACTGTCTGCACTGGCAATGTACCTGCTCAGCAACAAGCTGGTTGACTGGATGCATGGTGCAGAGGGAAGCACTGACGAGCCACACACTCAGGAGCATTATCTTGAGAAAGAATTAGAGATCTCGGGCGAAAGACAGTAA
- a CDS encoding M23 family metallopeptidase, translating into MFRYIKRLITSLFQPKQLMLRQNGQVSLMVVPGWLQFITLMLVCCALSWLVISTSAFFKQQDTVNALQSELRAKAQSWEQEKQQLTAKLTQQHTQLATLNEQHTVLSEIVSALPTSITEQTESPAALPDNAPQTDAQPAGSDSHEFETQSADLNDAQAALLTTLQAVISARHNQLMAGFNEAGLTLSTESNSAQGGPYHQVDATLLNNRYTQLIDDSVQLNQLENLLHSTPKMMPVAHDKYYISSAFGFRKDPITGRRAYHKGVDMAGWHKTQIIAPADGVVSKAGKNGGYGKFIEIQHANGIVTRYGHLHTIKVKKGQAVKQSDVIALMGSTGRSTSTHLHYEVLQDKKHINPVKLARVLKRVQ; encoded by the coding sequence ATGTTTCGCTATATCAAACGCCTGATCACATCACTATTTCAACCTAAACAACTAATGCTGCGCCAGAACGGCCAGGTTAGTCTGATGGTTGTGCCCGGCTGGTTGCAATTTATCACACTAATGCTGGTTTGTTGTGCTCTTAGCTGGTTAGTTATCAGTACATCAGCGTTTTTTAAGCAGCAAGACACAGTCAATGCCTTACAGTCTGAACTTCGGGCCAAAGCGCAAAGCTGGGAGCAGGAAAAACAGCAGCTAACTGCAAAACTCACGCAGCAGCACACTCAACTGGCGACTTTAAACGAGCAACACACAGTACTCAGTGAAATTGTCAGTGCACTACCCACTTCTATCACTGAACAAACTGAGTCTCCCGCTGCTTTACCGGACAATGCACCTCAGACGGATGCACAACCCGCGGGCAGTGACAGTCATGAATTTGAAACCCAAAGCGCGGATTTGAATGATGCACAGGCTGCATTACTCACAACCTTACAGGCCGTTATTTCGGCGCGTCACAACCAGTTGATGGCCGGATTTAATGAAGCAGGTCTGACACTGTCAACCGAAAGCAACTCCGCCCAGGGTGGTCCATATCATCAGGTCGATGCAACACTGCTAAACAACAGGTATACCCAGCTTATCGATGACTCAGTGCAACTCAATCAGCTGGAAAACTTATTACATTCCACCCCTAAAATGATGCCCGTGGCGCACGACAAGTATTATATTTCCAGCGCCTTTGGTTTTCGTAAAGACCCCATCACAGGCCGCCGTGCCTATCACAAAGGGGTGGATATGGCAGGCTGGCATAAAACCCAGATCATTGCCCCGGCTGATGGTGTGGTCAGTAAAGCTGGTAAAAATGGTGGTTATGGCAAGTTTATTGAGATTCAACATGCCAATGGCATAGTGACGCGTTATGGCCATTTACACACCATCAAAGTGAAAAAAGGCCAGGCAGTTAAACAGTCAGATGTCATTGCCCTGATGGGTAGCACAGGTCGTAGTACCAGTACACACTTGCATTATGAGGTGTTACAGGATAAAAAGCATATAAACCCTGTAAAACTGGCAAGAGTGCTCAAACGTGTTCAATAA